One genomic region from Bactrocera tryoni isolate S06 chromosome 3, CSIRO_BtryS06_freeze2, whole genome shotgun sequence encodes:
- the LOC120771003 gene encoding ubiquitin-like-conjugating enzyme ATG10: protein MLTMSIVTLNWEEFLQEATEFQKISERLNDSWTLYKKDEQEGNAYLIYEQKIINTVDQKSCTEVLDDTTDCMEDETAATPASNDLLKIEYHIVYSISYQVPALYFRIYRNDGSMLCIEEAWRIFRDYGDVASNTNSVDSTVPRTAADMLSIMTQLDHPVLGKPYIAIHPCRTAELLAQAGNSRNRILTFISLMGPYVQLNLSNEYGKQYTGS, encoded by the exons atgttaACAATGTCAATTGTTACACTGAACTGGGAAGAGTTTCTGCAGGAAGCTACGGAGTTCCAAAAGATTTCTGAGCGCCTGAATGACTCATGGACTTTATATAAGAAg GATGAGCAAGAAGGCAATGCATATCTtatttatgaacaaaaaataataaacactgTTGATCAGAAAAGTTGTACTGAAGTTCTGGATGATACTACCGATTGTATGGAAGATGAAACTGCCGCGACGCCGGCAAGCAATGATTTACTCAAAATCGAATATCACATCGTTTACAGTATTTCTTACCAAGTGCCTGCTTTGTATTTTCGCATTTATCGTAATG ACGGCAGCATGTTGTGTATCGAAGAGGCCTGGCGCATTTTTCGTGACTACGGCGACGTTGCCAGCAATACCAATAGTGTGGATTCCACAGTTCCACGCACAGCTGCGGATATGCTGAGCATTATGACGCAATTGGATCACCCCGTACTTGGCAAGCCATATATAGCAATACATCCCTGCCGGACGGCGGAGTTGCTGGCGCAAGCGGGTAACAGTCGTAATCGTATACTCACGTTTATCAGTTTGATGGGACCCTATGTGCAATTGAATTTAAGCAATGAATATGGCAAGCAGTATACTGGGAGTTAG
- the LOC120771557 gene encoding tRNA (adenine(37)-N6)-methyltransferase, with translation MLENEVLALQNQLTIARNEINKLRQQVRNLQHVQRKDIDSVARLLREFRCEGCRRQTAEENTRNSNVTPKQNQQLDDSNAEALGGVRWQQIGVIRTAFPEKRGVPRQSSVGGRLRGIVELNSDTFTNPEHALEGLEEYSHMWLIYHFHKNNAHPKAKVAPPRLGGERVGVFSTRSPHRPCPIGLSLVEIEKVEGATITFFGTDMVDGTPLLDIKPFIPFYDSPASAMDSGRISVGPLETLDFYDSRQEPDGEESELELLAAGATGGSNSSSDDTVGGSGSGGVGNYHSSTPPNLVNHISPPLSAVKVPNWVAGSHRLKVCFNERAETQLQELQVNRQCIIDILEADPRSVYLRTKYGSQIFTFQLSEVTVTCKFDDKAAMVTVVQIRRTENVQDEEVAE, from the exons ATGTTGGAGAATGAAGTGTTGGCGCTGCAAAATCAATTAACCATCGCACGCAATGAAATCAACAAATTGAG ACAACAAGTGCGCAATTTGCAACACGTTCAAAGAAAGGATATCGATAGTGTGGCCCGTCTGCTTCGAGAATTCCGCTGCGAGGGTTGTCGTCGCCAAACTGCAGAGGAAAACACCCGCAATAGCAATGTAACACCCAAACAAAATCAGCAATTAGAT gaCTCAAATGCGGAGGCGTTAGGTGGTGTGCGTTGGCAGCAAATCGGCGTGATACGTACCGCATTTCCAGAAAAACGTGGTGTGCCCCGACAGTCGAGTGTAGGCGGTCGGTTGCGTGGCATTGTGGAGTTGAACTCCGATACTTTTACAAATCCAGAACACGCATTGGAAGGTTTAGAAGAATACTCACACATGTGGCTAATTTatcattttcataaaaacaatGCACATCCGAAAGCCAAGGTCGCACCACCACGTTTAGGTGGTGAGCGTGTGGGTGTATTTTCCACTCGTTCACCGCATCGTCCCTGCCCAATCGGTTTGTCCTTGGTTGAAATTGAAAAGGTGGAAGGAGCAACGATTACATTCTTCGGAACCGATATGGTTGATGGTACACCATTGCTTGATATTAAACCATTTATACCGTTTTATGATTCACCAGCTTCGGCAATGGACTCTG GTCGCATTTCTGTTGGTCCACTGGAAACATTGGATTTTTATGATTCGCGTCAAGAGCCAGACGGTGAAGAATCAGAGCTTGAATTGCTTGCAGCTGGTGCTACAGGAGGAAGTAATAGTAGTAGTGATGATACAGTCGGCGGTAGCGGCAGTGGTGGTGTAGGGAATTACCATAGTTCAACACCGCCCAATTTAGTTAACCATATTTCACCGCCGTTGAGTGCTGTAAAAGTACCCAATTGGGTAGCAGGAAGTCATCGCTTAAAGGTTTGCTTTAATGAGCGTGCCGAAACCCAATTACAAGAGCTACAAGTTAATCGGCAATGCATAATAGACATTTTGGAAGCTGATCCGCGTTCTGTATATCTGCGTACAAAATATGGTTCACAAATATTCACCTTTCAATTAAGCGAAGTAACTGTAACATGTAAATTCGATGACAAAGCCGCAATGGTAACAGTGGTGCAAATTCGTAGAACGGAAAATGTGCAAGACGAAGAAGTGGCAGAGTGA